The following are from one region of the Plodia interpunctella isolate USDA-ARS_2022_Savannah chromosome 25, ilPloInte3.2, whole genome shotgun sequence genome:
- the Gadd45 gene encoding uncharacterized protein Gadd45 produces MYKDSVVPVKMETFSGVVAKCPVGHCLKTVLRRACVEKRLTIGLLPAIQYLSKNSDGALFCVTAEAPPGDSATHMQEVLLQAFCTENNIYVIKVDSQNKMKSLIGDRCSSSDYSCVLVHYPYTDPFLDSQEIDLSILSEAERDLIEHCELNWHYPQPPVVKLPEK; encoded by the exons ATGTACAAGGATTCTGTAGTGCCTGTGAAAATGGAGACGTTCAGTGGAGTGGTGGCTaaatg cCCCGTAGGCCATTGCCTAAAAACTGTGCTGCGTCGAGCATGCGTTGAAAAGAGGCTGACTATCGGCCTTCTTCCAGCCATCCAGTATCTATCGAAGAATAGTGATGGAGCCCTTTTTTGTGTGACAGCAGAGGCGCCACCTGGCGACAGTGCAACACACATGCAAGAAGTCCTCTTGCAGGCATTCTGCACTGAAAACAACATTTATGTCATTaag GTCGACTCGCAAAACAAAATGAAGAGTTTGATCGGAGATCGTTGCTCATCGTCCGATTACAGTTGTGTCCTGGTACATTATCCATATACTGACCCATTTTTGGATAGCCAAGAAATCGACTTATCAATTCTATCAGAAGCTGAAAGAGATTTGATTGAACACTGCGAACTAAACTGGCATTACCCTCAACCACCAGTCGTCAAGTTGCCAGAaaagtga
- the LOC128680736 gene encoding uncharacterized protein LOC128680736: MDVEIKIKEDMKSLGCESDMKISLAYQLYIHLVDEKLMYDTEYCYNKDVDTLYVVARPRKNEKLNIYVPIRTYDDISLDFINTMQENLCTVESGPSINLAFIEGDSTIVIYSFTKGLVERPSAEKISENRKKEERRSFINSELVRHRSEILHDALNGGVIDDDDCLVLD, from the coding sequence ATGGATGTGGAAATCAAGATAAAGGAAGATATGAAATCGCTTGGCTGCGAATCTGACATGAAGATTTCGCTCGCTTACCAACTTTACATCCATCTGGTTGACGAAAAATTAATGTACGACACTGAATATTGTTATAACAAGGATGTGGACACATTATACGTCGTTGCGAGACCGAGGAAGAATGAAAAACTCAACATTTACGTACCTATTCGTACTTACGATGATATAAGTTTGGATTTCATCAATACAATGCAAGAAAATTTGTGTACAGTTGAGTCAGGACCGTCAATCAATTTGGCTTTTATTGAAGGTGATTCCACCATAGTAATCTATTCTTTTACTAAAGGACTTGTTGAAAGGCCATCAGCAGAGAAGATTAGTGAGAATCGTAAAAAGGAAGAACGGAGAAGTTTTATCAACAGTGAGTTGGTGAGGCATAGGAGTGAGATATTGCATGATGCATTGAATGGAGGAGTAATAGATGATGACGACTGCCTTGTCCTGGATTGA
- the LOC128680735 gene encoding mucin-5AC yields the protein MARRTHTLVCLVVLLAVTSSEKLQSRWSRQISSYTADISDWVPLPGPVQREPPKPKINTPIKRQAIAEPRILTEPFPGFARPTGFGQDTFPSRTYFNSPANKQLYLQSVPSAPQNFLNDQGFGQSIRFGLSQPNYPLNQGFAAPQYTFESPGVKARPIQPSNPIKFDTYPKQSIAPISQTKPFVNPVGKIRPEEPKFIDDSNSKKKAQSLQKLKFEEKYPKAEPIPPKPKAQKEEVQLLYVPLESLNRGQFNFRGPIAAPQIVGTDLYSQGLPKIEPLKQPFTSDFQRPLPKPVENFGSGQDYFGSFMDSLKDYDQVPKFSTVTSPFATAPPTTPRPKKLKPHQPPLAIFQEAKNNGQAKVGDVLFTLKNANTIAVLDTVNPLNSPKVFIGPSSLTPPEGFVKFELPYLSNIENSDKKLRQLPFFVAPLSYNTPNGFAKIPFPSPHVGSVVINGLIRENPSQPSYPTPPAFMPPSANIAYKETTQTQKPVTPKPVTPKPSFNYYSTSSPKTNAPLNQQSTYYSFEPQTVTSLSPQTGRAPLSPSPQKGNYFISNVNGDVYNPSQYANFNPQEDYKDKEQVNPYTVPKPETTTTLRTTTTTTTPKPSTYSSQLLETHNPYSINQAFHFSTPLDYHNYFDEFKETYAPPGVNLEVPKPTSTVPKPTPTPTKQQEIETERPRQQTSPNYAQNYSPEIQYHTEVTGAQYPVYNTNDYPSKTETNSVPSQYQQTTKSLSTENYNDNIQPQANYDNLTETIINKITGPSSDIDNSNLYEQYDTNYSSNERTSSTTATSTTTTTTTRRSPIRSRGRPRYTTAKPDSNESTTKTTYTRKPLRDRRPLPSRSRYEPNKISTDKTTKKSVDSNESTTKTSRTRTRGRVQYKPSDNDEYYDKRNKGNSKEEDLAYQRDILHQNYPVTLMERTSTVDIEAITEPSPRISSTKTLETAISYDTFDTENAYAHESAAISHLGNSNLKDDIPTYTSRVETQYEDIAIPKYSTRNEEYYSSKNSAVPTQSLATHEESMEKQEDFPRHTTPVQRIEKPSVSSYATESFSINTEQPNYSINNEQNSKKDVTTSQDTDVPKVESHESTIDEQPEENVVQTTPSYNRVRVRPGVIRQYHQASSTDSSRTKTDRRRPVQAITYRPAFDKRRTTMRIDEIEADLKTKQVHSRPEVQDYRHPVYKPEPSIEGSTASTLIETTKRGQFRRRRPTYTTTSTEAVSTKKIYEVKNRFRGRRPTTEKPSNEKLDVQGESTSTTVRNTPYSRYNHRPRLSERYNKKPEPEGQDSEDQESNYSINRPKYVAPESDQWSPKITSESFKPFNPNDILDDSKSATTERRSDKIEDRGELDIITARNDYDDILISVTPATNNRGVKKMPDIPPTLEALVEQSKTTNSDSTDNMSTFETMLEEVMKSLEEQDKDEYTSNVMKHKGGEIGEIPPEKIITSGDDYAAKSTTPLQLEATTIEPTAEVADDSKIIEEQQQQKGHTNRRRGFWKKVKVRPVNTESIEVAESQYYSNTVNRLGESVKNVIHDKSEKQDKPRVTTYKPNFQFIQNNYDSEDLTSPDTDEILDMDITKLPKNPHSETTPNEEQQKKTTPIIDEVTTVKLASLGEEDLGTGSPDPTSIDNMYYSSPTEPTASEGVFGMLQKADSFSLMDYLFGTTSSEGISQTDSKNKTVSNESKKTTVIDNIDVTTEQPKPKIVTTESSYIPEEITTVPLEENNTDGAIEFEDIKKIFEEKPKEIVTETPAAKVTSESSFMNPSNVVSTSMSTEVSHETEICFRGKCIKTSKDIL from the exons ATGGCCCGCCGCACGCATACACTGGTCTGCCTGGTGGTGCTCCTCGCTGTGACGTCATCAGAGAAACTACAGTCAAGATGGTCCCGACAGATCAGCTCCTACACCGCAGACATCAGCGACTGGGTGCCCCTGCCAGGCCCTGTGCAAAGAGAACCACCAAAGCCCAAAATCAACACACCAATCAAGAGACAAGCCATAGCGGAGCCCAGAATACTCACGGAACCCTTCCCAGGCTTTGCCAGACCGACTGGCTTCGGTCAAGACACGTTCCCATCAAGAACTTACTTCAACTCCCCAGCTAACAAACAGTTGTATTTACAATCTGTTCCATCAGCCCCACAAAACTTCCTAAATGATCAAGGCTTCGGACAAAGCATCAGGTTTGGCCTGAGTCAGCCGAACTATCCACTGAATCAAGGTTTTGCTGCTCCACAATACACTTTCGAGAGTCCAGGAGTGAAAGCGAGGCCTATACAACCATCGAATCCTATCAAATTCGATACCTACCCGAAACAAAGTATTGCCCCTATTTCTCAAACAAAACCTTTTGTCAATCCAGTCGGAAAAATAAGGCCTGAGGAACCAAAATTCATAGACGATAGTAATTCTAAAAAGAAAGCGCAATCACTTCAGAAACTcaaatttgaagaaaaatatccaAAAGCAGAACCGATTCCACCAAAACCTAAAGCCCAAAAAGAAGAAGTCCAATTACTGTATGTACCATTAGAGTCACTAAACAGAGGTCAGTTTAACTTCCGAGGCCCAATTGCAGCCCCTCAAATCGTCGGTACAGATCTATATTCTCAAGGACTTCCTAAAATAGAACCGTTAAAACAGCCGTTTACCTCTGACTTCCAAAGACCTCTGCCAAAACCAGTCGAGAACTTTGGATCTGGACAGGACTACTTCGGTTCCTTCATGGACTCCCTAAAGGACTACGACCAAGTTCCAAAATTCTCTACGGTAACTTCGCCATTCGCTACAGCACCCCCAACGACACCAAGACCAAAAAAATTGAAACCGCATCAACCACCGCTAGCCATCTTCCAAGAAGCGAAGAATAATGGCCAAGCCAAAGTAGGAGATGTCTTATTTACTTTGAAAAATGCTAATACTATCGCTGTTCTAGATACAGTAAATCCTTTGAATTCACCTAAAGTATTTATTGGACCGTCTTCTCTAACACCACCTGAGGGTTTTGTTAAGTTTGAATTACCATATTTGTCAAACATCGAGAACAGTGACAAAAAGCTGAGACAGTTACCTTTCTTTGTTGCACCACTAAGTTACAATACGCCTAATGGTTTTGCGAAGATCCCATTCCCGTCTCCACATGTTGGCTCTGTAGTTATAAACGGTTTAATAAGAGAAAATCCAAGTCAACCGTCATATCCAACCCCACCAGCATTTATGCCACCATCAGCAAATATCGCATACAAAGAGACAACACAAACCCAGAAACCTGTGACACCGAAACCTGTGACACCAAAACCAAGTTTCAACTATTATAGCACCTCATCACCAAAAACAAATGCTCCATTAAATCAACAATCTACTTATTATTCCTTTGAACCTCAAACGGTTACATCATTGAGCCCGCAAACTGGACGAGCACCCCTGAGTCCAAGTCCACAAAAAGGAAACTACTTCATATCTAACGTTAATGGTGATGTCTATAATCCTTCGCAATACGCTAACTTCAATCCACAGGAAGACTATAAAGACAAAGAACAGGTCAACCCATACACTGTTCCCAAACCAGAAACAACGACAACTTTAAGGACTACGACCACAACTACCACCCCTAAACCTTCTACATACTCAAGTCAACTGTTAGAAACTCATAACCCATATTCTATAAACCAAGCATTCCACTTCAGTACTCCATTGGATTATCATAATTACTTCGACGAATTCAAAGAAACCTATGCTCCACCGGGAGTGAACCTTGAAGTACCAAAGCCAACCTCAACAGTTCCTAAACCTACTCCTACACCTACGAAACAACAAGAAATAGAAACAGAGAGACCAAGACAACAAACATCGCCTAACTACGCACAAAATTACTCACCGGAAATCCAGTATCACACTGAAGTCACAGGAGCGCAATATCCTGTGTATAACACTAATGATTACCCAAGCAAAACTGAAACAAACTCGGTACCGAGCCAGTACCAACAGACAACTAAATCATTAAgtacagaaaattataatgataacaTTCAACCACAAGCAAACTATGACAATCTTACAGAAacgattattaataaaataacaggaCCTTCTTCCGATATAGACAACTCAAACCTTTACGAACAATATGACACGAACTACTCTTCTAATGAACGCACTAGTTCTACAACAGCGACTAGTACTACCACCACAACCACGACCAGGAGAAGTCCGATTAGAAGTCGAGGTAGACCTAGATATACAACAGCTAAGCCTGACTCCAACGAATCGACAACCAAAACTACATATACTCGCAAGCCATTGAGAGACCGTCGTCCACTACCTTCAAGATCTAGATACGAACcgaataaaatatctactgATAAAACAACTAAAAAATCCGTTGATTCCAATGAAAGTACCACTAAGACTTCTAGAACTAGGACGAGAGGACGAGTCCAGTACAAGCCTTCGGATAATGATGAATATTACGATAAAAGAAACAAAGGCAATAGCAAGGAAGAGGATCTAGCTTATCAACGTGATATTCTACACCAGAATTATCCAGTAACTCTAATGGAAAGGACAAGTACGGTTGATATAGAAGCAATTACTGAACCTTCGCCAAGAATATCTTCCACAAAAACTTTGGAAACTGCAATTTCTTATGACACCTTTGATACTGAAAACGCATATGCTCATGAATCTGCAGCAATAAGCCATTTAGGTAATTCAAATCTTAAAGacgatatacctacttacacaTCAAGGGTAGAAACACAATATGAAGACATAGCTATTCCAAAATATTCTACTAGAAATGAAGAATATTATTCATCAAAAAATAGTGCTGTACCAACACAATCTTTAGCGACTCATGAAGAATCAATGGAGAAACAGGAAGATTTCCCAAGGCACACAACACCTGTTCAGAGAATTGAAAAACCTAGTGTTTCTTCATATGCAACTGAATCATTTAGTATCAATACTGAACAGCCTAACTATTCAATAAACAATGAACAAAATTCTAAGAAAGATGTTACTACTAGTCAAGACACAGATGTCCCTAAAGTAGAAAGTCATGAAAGTACCATTGATGAACAGCCCGAAGAAAATGTTGTTCAAACTACACCATCTTATAATCGTGTTCGGGTTCGGCCTGGCGTCATCAGACAATACCATCAAGCTTCATCTACAGACAGTTCAAGAACCAAAACTGATAGAAGGCGACCAGTTCAAGCTATAACTTACAGGCCAGCATTTGACAAGCGCCGAACTACTATGAGGATCGATGAAATAGAGGCAGACTTAAAGACTAAACAAGTGCATTCTCGACCTGAAGTTCAGGATTACAGGCATCCAGTATACAAACCAGAACCTAGCATTGAAGGTTCTACTGCATCGACACTAATAGAAACAACAAAACGTGGTCAATTTAGACGCCGTAGACCTACATATACAACCACATCAACAGAAGCTGTAAGCACtaagaaaatttatgaagTTAAAAATCGATTCAGAGGACGCCGTCCTACCACTGAGAAGCCTAGTAACGAAAAATTAGATGTCCAGGGTGAATCAACATCAACGACCGTAAGAAATACACCTTACAGCAGATATAACCACAGACCTAGACTATCagaaagatataataaaaaacctgAGCCAGAGGGTCAAGATTCAGAAGACCAAGAATCAAACTATTCTATAAATAGGCCAAAGTATGTAGCTCCAGAAAGTGATCAATGGTCCCCGAAAATTACTTCTGAATCTTTCAAACCTTTTAATCCCAACGATATTTTAGATGATAGTAAATCAGCAACAACCGAGCGAAGATCTGATAAAATAGAAGACAGAGGAGAATTAGATATCATCACAGCAAGAAATGATTACGATGATATTCTTATTTCAGTTACACCAGCAACAAACAATAGGGGCGTGAAAAAGATGCCCGATATCCCTCCTACTTTAGAAGCTTTAGTAGAACAAAGCAAAACCACAAACAGCGATTCCACTGACAATATGTCTACTTTTGAAACCATGTTAGAAGAAGTAATGAAGAGTTTAGAGGAACAAGATAAAGACGAATACACGTCCAATGTCATGAAACACAAAGGAGGAGAAATCGGTGAAATACCTCctgagaaaataattacatctGGTGACGACTATGCAGCGAAATCCACGACACCATTGCAACTAGAGGCGACTACAATTGAACCTACCGCAGAAGTTGCAGATGACTCTAAAATAATTGAG gAACAACAACAGCAGAAAGGTCACACAAACCGTCGCCGCGGCTTTTGGAAGAAAGTCAAAGTTCGCCCGGTGAACACGGAGTCAATAGAAGTTGCTGAATCTCAGTATTACTCAAATACTGTCAATCGACTCGGAGAATCTGTTAAAAACGTAATACATGACAAATCTGAAAAACAGGACAAACCTAGGGTAACCACATATAAACCAAACTTCCAATTTATCCAAAATAACTATGATTCTGAGGATTTAACTTCACCAGATACTGACGAAATTCTTGACATGGATATTACTAAATTGCCAAAGAACCCGCATTCAGAAACGACTCCAAATGAAGAACAACAAAAGAAAACCACACCGATAATTGACGAAGTTACAACAGTAAAACTAGCGAGCTTAGGCGAGGAAGATCTCGGAACTGGCTCACCTGATCCTACTTCGATTGACAACATGTACTACAGCTCACCGACTGAACCAACAGCAAGTGAAGGAGTGTTCGGAATGTTACAAAAAGCAGATAGTTTCAGTTTAATGGACTATCTCTTTGGTACGACATCGAGTGAAGGTATCAGTCAAAcagatagtaaaaataaaacggtcAGCAATGAATCGAAAAAGACAACAGTTATTGACAATATTGACGTTACAACAGAACAGCCAAAACCCAAGATTGTCACTACTGAATCTTCATATATTCCAGAAGAAATTACTACCGTACCTTTAGAAGAGAACAACACTGATGGTGCTATTGAATttgaagatattaaaaaaatatttgaagaaaaacCTAAAGAAATAGTAACAGAAACACCAGCTGCCAAAGTCACTTCAGAATCAAGTTTTATGAACCCATCTAATGTTGTCAGCACGTCTATGTCTACAGAAGTATCACACGAAACCGAAATATGCTTTAGAGGAAAGTGCATCAAAACTagcaaagatattttataa